A stretch of the Nicotiana tabacum cultivar K326 chromosome 6, ASM71507v2, whole genome shotgun sequence genome encodes the following:
- the LOC142182296 gene encoding uncharacterized protein LOC142182296: MIPWAKYWYNTSYQTAAGMTPFQALYGRESPTIARYILGSTASELVESYLLQRDEVLQILKHNLLKAQNHMKQLVDKSHTDTTFAIGDWVYVKLKLFRQTSLRLQRDHKIGRRYFGPYQVLKHVGNVAYRLALPESAKIHSVFHVSMLKRCVGTPNHQVTPLLFGDVTDTVNPVDLNLEDKVAFQEGSIVVNENRDDVEAT, translated from the coding sequence ATGATACCATGGGCAAAATATTGGTATAACACCTCTTATCAAACTGCAGCTGGCATGACTCCTTTTCAAGCACTCTATGGCCGTGAATCTCCAACCATCGCTCGCTATATTTTGGGCAGCACTGCGAGCGAATTAGTTGAGTCCTACCTGCTGCAACGTGATGAAGTTCTACAGATTCTCAAGCACAATTTGTTAAAGGCTCAGAACCATATGAAGCAATTGGTAGATAAGTCCCACACTGATACGACCTTTGCTATTGGTGATTGGGTGTACGTCAAATTAAAACTATTTAGGCAGACTTCTCTGCGCTTGCAGCGAGATCACAAGATTGGTAGACGATATTTTGGTCCTTACCAGGTGTTGAAACACGTTGGCAATGTTGCCTACCGCCTAGCGCTGCCCGAGTCTGCTAAGATCCACTCGGTCTTTCATGTTTCCATGTTGAAACGATGTGTTGGAACTCCTAATCATCAGGTCACTCCTTTGCTTTTTGGAGATGTCACTGACACGGTGAATCCAGTTGATCTcaaccttgaggacaaggttgCTTTTCAGGAGGGGAGTATTGTTGTGAATGAAAATAGAGATGACGTGGAAGCCACGTAA